One genomic window of Cottoperca gobio chromosome 10, fCotGob3.1, whole genome shotgun sequence includes the following:
- the LOC115014359 gene encoding androgen receptor-like — protein sequence MAFCSSLSNLEGNSLTIVKERDRSDTADTCACPTTAELSKAVSVSLGLDSVSSPLNNMNQCSSSSSVFADFNPTVENSSRGVAEFGAAQIVNSEANRFLLRETNQRDEFGEVCHGIQQVSCMDLLRSGNMESAQAVMRDPVISRYVCKESNLFMSPQEHLPAQSRMDELSHLKPYSAYPANPNLYRDTPDVWCAHSSRSDPEEGSFSGHNLLCKYCNCGQAAHGSRQECHCVWYDKSDKGGVRAAMAHQYGQMESYQSAIPQGQTILSTIKTEPSVWVDCSDRSFRHEDLFPGVYLSDRRVCQVCGDDASGCHYGAVTCGSCKVFFKRAAAGKQNHLCASRNDCTIDKLRRKNCASCRLKRCFMSGMSLKGRRLKGAGQARNGEEDQHLAPWGKRDAILEPGSAVAVAQTASLALGIPPCVRSCLSLLSVLQAIEPAVVNAGHDHAQPDSPASLLTSLNELGERQLVSVVRWAKAIPGFRDMHVDDQMSVIQLSWMGVMVFALGWRSYTLTNSSMLYFAPDLVFNDQRMQVSSMYDHCLRMKLLSQRFCILKVTQEEFLCMKALVLFSIMPVEGLKNQRCFDELRTSYIKELDRLSSHREETTRTQRLFQLTQLLDYLQSIVRKLHQFTYDLFIQAQSLQTRVNFPEMISEIVSVHVPKILSGMVKPILFHNTA from the exons ATGGCTTTTTGCTCGAGCTTGTCCAATTTAGAAGGAAACTCTTTAACAATTGTGAAAGAGCGCGATCGCTCGGACACTGCGGACACCTGTGCTTGTCCGACTACAGCCGAGCTCAGTAAAGCTGTGTCTGTGTCACTGGGTTTAGATTCGGTATCTTCTCCGCTCAACAACATGAACCAgtgctccagcagcagcagcgtcttCGCAGACTTCAACCCCACTGTGGAGAATAGTTCCCGAGGAGTGGCGGAGTTTGGAGCGGCTCAAATTGTGAACTCAGAAGCCAACCGGTTTCTACTGCGTGAAACTAACCAAAGAGATGAGTTTGGAGAAGTGTGCCACGGAATCCAGCAGGTCAGCTGCATGGATCTGCTCAGATCGGGTAACATGGAAAGCGCACAAGCTGTGATGCGCGACCCGGTGATATCTAGATATGTCTGCAAGGAATCAAACTTGTTTATGAGCCCACAAGAACATCTCCCTGCGCAATCTCGGATGGACGAGCTGTCACATTTGAAACCATACTCTGCGTACCCTGCCAACCCAAACCTATACAGAGATACGCCGGATGTGTGGTGTGCACACAGCAGCCGATCCGATCCAGAGGAAGGCAGTTTCAGCGGACATAATTTGTTGTGTAAATACTGTAATTGTGGCCAAGCAGCTCACGGATCCAGGCAAGAATGTCACTGTGTCTGGTACGACAAGAGTGACAAAGGTGGCGTGCGAGCGGCGATGGCACACCAGTATGGCCAAATGGAAAGTTACCAAAGTGCAATTCCCCAAGGGCAGACGATTCTGTCCACTATCAAGACCGAACCTTCAGTCTGGGTGGACTGCTCCGATCGCAGTTTCAG gCATGAGGATTTGTTTCCAGGTGTGTATCTGTCAGACAGGAGAGTGTGTCAGGTTTGCGGTGACGATGCCTCAGGCTGTCACTATGGAGCCGTTACCTGTGGAAGCTGCAAAGTGTTCTTCAAGAGGGCGGCTGCAG GTAAGCAGAACCACCTGTGTGCCAGCCGGAACGACTGCACCATCGACAAACTGCGGAGGAAAAACTGTGCCTCGTGCCGTTTAAAGAGGTGCTTCATGTCGGGAATGAGTCTCAAAG GTCGCAGGCTGAAGGGAGCTGGACAGGCGAGGAACGGGGAGGAGGATCAACATCTGGCTCCCTGGGGGAAGAGAGATGCTATCTTGGAGCCCGGAAGTGCAGTGGCTGTTGCTCAAA CAGCGTCTCTGGCTCTTGGAATCCCCCCGTGCGTGCGCTCCTGCCTCTCCTTGCTCAGCGTCTTGCAGGCCATCGAGCCGGCTGTGGTCAATGCCGGACACGATCACGCGCAGCCAGACAGCCCTGCGTCCTTGCTCACCAGCCTCAATGAGCTGGGGGAGAGACAGCTGGTATCTGTGGTGCGCTGGGCCAAGGCAATACCAG GTTTCCGTGACATGCACGTGGATGATCAGATGTCAGTGATTCAGTTGTCATGGATGGGGGTGATGGTGTTCGCGTTGGGCTGGAGGTCCTACACGCTCACCAACAGCTCGATGCTCTACTTTGCTCCGGACCTGGTCTTCAATGA CCAACGGATGCAAGTGTCCAGTATGTATGATCACTGTTTGAGGATGAAGCTGCTCTCCCAAAGGTTCTGCATTCTGAAGGTCACTCAGGAGGAGTTCCTCTGCATGAAGGCCCTGGTCCTCTTCAGCATCA TGCCAGTGGAGGGTCTGAAGAACCAGCGTTGTTTTGATGAACTGCGGACCTCCTACATAAAGGAGCTGGATCGCTTGTCCAGCCACCGCGAGGAGACCACCCGTACACAGAGGCTGTTCCAGCTCACACAGCTGCTGGACTACCTTCAGTCG ATTGTGAGAAAGTTACACCAGTTCACCTATGATCTCTTCATCCAAGCTCAGTCCCTCCAGACGCGTGTCAACTTCCCAGAGATGATCTCAGAGATTGTGAGCGTCCATGTGCCCAAGATCCTCTCGGGCATGGTCAAGCCCATCCTTTTCCACAACACAGCCTAG